The DNA region GTGCAATAGCATCGGCTTCACTAATCGTGCTGGCTTTAACCCGCGTCACAAGTCCCGAGGCGTTATGGTGGGTAGTATTCCATTCATCCATGCCATCAAGTGCAGCATCGCTTTGGTGAATCGCTAACACCGGACCTTCGGCCAAAGTATTTAACTGGCTGTCGGTAACTATGGTCGCAATTTCGATTATTTTGTCGTGATCTGGATTTAATCCGGTCATTTCCAGATCGACCCAAACTAAGTTGTGTTGTTTTTTATTGTGAGATGGCATTTGCGCTATTTATAACCTTATTAACTGTTCGTCACTATAGTAGAGGAAATTTCTCTTTTTCCATAGTATGATTAGGCCTATTTTGTGAATTACTAACGATAAATTAAGATACTACTTTGGCTAAACAAAAAAAGTTAACGAAAGGGCAAATACGTCGGGTTCGCAGTAACCAAGACAAACGTTTGTCTTCATCGAAGAAAAAATCTCGTAATGTCGAGTGGCAAGACAATCAATTAGGCGATCAAGAAGATGGACTAGTGATCAGTCGTTATGGTCAGCACGCTGACATTGAAGCTGACGACGGCAACGTTCATCGTTGTAACTTGCGCCGGGCCATTGGCTCGATCGTGACCGGCGATCGGGTGGTTTGGCGTAAAGGCAACGAAACCTTTTCTGGCATTAGTGGCGTGGTTGAAGCCGTGCACGAACGAACATCTGAACTAACTCGACCTGACTATTACGATGGCGTAAAAGTTATTGCATCGAACATTGATCAGATATTTATTGTGTCATCGGTGGTACCCGCTTTTTCAAGTCAGATTATTGACCGTTATTTAGTGGCGGCTGAAAATGTCGAAATTAAACCGATTATCGTGCTCAATAAAATCGATTTGCTCGATGACGAAGGTTTAGAGTTGCTTGACTCGATGCTGGAAGTCTATCGTCAGCTCGGTTATGAAGTGGTGATGTTATCAAGTCATACTGGCGAGTCGGTAGCGACTATTAACGGCATGCTCGACGGGAAGGTTAGCGTATTCGTTGGTCAATCAGGGGTTGGTAAGTCTTCTTTAATTAACGCACTAATGCCCGATGCTGAATTGGTCATTGGTGATGTTTCAGCAAACTCAGGTTTGGGTACTCATACGACTACCACCGCTAAACTGTTGCATTTTGCCCAAGGTGGCGACTTAATTGACAGCCCTGGCGTACGTGAGTTTGGTTTATGGCATATTGATCCCGAACGCATTGCTTGGTGTTTTATCGAGTTTAGACAGTATTTGGGTGGCTGTAAATTCCGCGATTGTAAACATGGCAACGATCCCGGCTGCTTGTTAGCTCAAGCGGTTGAAGATGAAATAATAGATCAAGAACGCTTCGACAACTTCCATCGGATTATTGATTCTTTAGAAAATAACAAAGCGAATCGGCATATAGCTGGCTCAGAGTAATCTTCTTTATATACTTTGCTTACAAGGATACTTAAGTGAATTTCAGTGACAAATTAAAAATCGTCGGTCAATATTGTTTGCCTAAACATGCGCTATCACGCTTAACCGGCGCATTTGCAGCGGCTGAATGTGGCAAGGTTACTACCGCCATTATTGGTTGGTTTATTAAACGTTACCAAGTCGACATGGCTGAAGCAGAGCGCGAGCAACCACAAGACTATGTGACTTTTAACGATTTTTTTACCCGAGCATTAAAGCCAGGTTTACGCCCAATTGCCCAAACTGACTTAGTGTTGCCGGTTGACGGCTGTGTTAGCCAATTAGGTCCAATGCAAACGGGACGGATTATTCAGGCCAAAGGGCACGATTATTCAGCCTTTACCTTGTTAGGTGGTGATAAGTCACGCGCTAAGCCATTTAATCATGGCCATTTTGCGACTATTTATTTAGCGCCTAAAGATTATCACCGTATTCATATGCCAATGGACGCGACATTGCGTGAAATGGTTTATGTACCTGGCGATCTATTTTCGGTCAATCCATTAACAGCCGCCAACGTGCCGGGTTTATTTGCCCGTAACGAACGTGTTGCCGCAATTTTTGATACCGAATTTGGCCCAATGGCGATGGTATTGGTCGGTGCAACTATTGTTGCCAGCATTGAAACGTCTTGGCATGGTACTGTAACACCACCGTCAAACCAGCTTGACAGTTGGGACTACCCAGCCGATGGTGAGCAAGCGATTACCTTTAAAAAAGGTGATGAAATGGGGCTGTTCAAATTGGGCAGTACCGTTGTGATGTTATTTGGCGATGACATGTTATCGCACTTTGAACCGCACTTAGTTGCTGGCACTGTCACTCGCCTTGGTCAGCCAATGGCAAGCTTAAATAATACGGCCGCCTCAGACCAATAATCAGAGACACTCGATGAATGACTATCAGCGTAGTTTAATTCAGCTGCACGGCGGGGTGCTGTTATTTGGCGGCACTTCGTTGTTTTCTCATTTGTTGCCTTGGTCGGCGCTCGACATTACCATGTTGCGTACCGCCATTGCTGCGCTGGCCTTAATGCTTATTATTAAGTATCAAGGCGATCGGCTTAGGCTGAACAGCGGCAAAGATTATCTGATGGCGCTACTATTAGGCCTGATCGTTGGCGCGCATTGGGTAACCTATTTTATGGCGATGCAGTTGTCTAATGTCGCCATTGGTATGTTAGCTTTTTTCTGTTATCCGGTAGTCACGGTCTTTCTCGAACCATTATTTAATAAAACCCGAGCCCATCAGCGTGACATTTTATGCGCGCTGGCGGTATTTGTTGGGGTTTATTTATTGATCCCCGAACTTGATGTGAGCAACGATACCACCCTTGGCATTGCGATTGGGGTGTTTTCTGGTTTCTTGTTTGCACTGCGTAACGTCTTGCACAAGCGTTACTTTAGTCATTACAAAGGCACCCAGGCAATGTTTTATCAAACCTTGGTGGTCGCTATTATGTTGTCGCCATTTCTTGAATTAGATCCGCTGAGCATGAGTGGTTTGGTGGTTGATGGCAAGTTGGGTGAATTTGGCCTGTTGTTATTGCTGTCAGTGGTGTTCACCGCGCTGCCACATTCATTTTTAGCCAACAGCCTTAAGAATCTATCAGCTAAAACCGCCGGGCTAATCTCTTGCTTGCAACCGCTTTATGGCGTGGTGTTAGCTGCACTTATTCTTGGCCAGTGGCCAAGCTCTATGGTGTATATTGGTGGCGCGTTAATTGTTATGTCAGCGGTGTTTGAAACCATTGCCGTAACTAAAGGCTCGAAGAAAACCCGATAAAAAATCCCCGATGTTCGTCTGAATATCGGGAATTTATCACTTCACTTACCTTATTCTATCTTCGATCATCAGTTAGAAAAGAAACTTAAAAAATCATCAAATACTGACTTTGCGGCTTTTACTGGCGCGGCATAGCATGATTCGGTGTTCTGCCAAGTCGACTCTAACGCAGGTAACTGCACCACATCGTTACAATATTTGTCAGATGGCCGTCCCGTGACACTTGAAAAGTAACCCGAAACGATATTGCCCGGCGGTGCGAGCGAAATAGACTGCGCGCCATGCCGTTTAATCATTTCACTATAAACCGTTAACGCGCCTGACGAACCGGTTAATCCCGTTGATTTATTGTCGTCGCGACCAAGCCAAACAATGGTGGCTTCGTTATGGTCGAATCCGGCGTACCAACTGTCACGTAAATCGTCGGTCGTGCCTGTTTTACCCGCCAGCCTTTTGTTTGGATGTTGCCAGCGTAATGATCTGGCGGTACCCGACTGAGTCACTTGGTGCATTGCAAACTTAGTGAGGAATGCGGCGCTAGGGCTGATAGCCTGAACGGGATCAGGGTTATAACCATAAAAGCTTTCGCCGCTTTCAGTGATAACCGCGATAACAGTATGCAGCTGTTTAGTTTCGCCACCATTGGCCAAGCTTTGGTAAAGTTGACTTATTTGCCACGGACTGGCTTCAATTGCCCCTAATAACATTGAGGGCAGTTGCTTTATTTCATCTTTCCAGCCAGCTCTATTTAGGGTAAAGGTTACATTATCTAGCCCCACTGCCATGCCTAAATTAACGGTTGGCACATTGTAAGAGTGACTTAATGCGTCCATTAATGAGACTTGCTGACGGTACTTTTTGTCATAATTGAGCGGGCGCCAAGTTTGGCCATGGCCATCGGTTAACGTTAGTGGCTTATCTTCAAGCATGGTCGCTAAGTTAAACTGACCGGCGTTTTCTAGCGCACTAGCATATACAAAGGGTTTAACTAATGAGCCGATTGGGCGAATCGCATTAAGAGCGCGGTTAAAGCCAGCATAGTTAGCGTTGGTGCCATCGACTAATGCTTTTACTTGGCCGGTTCGATAATCGGTCACAACGACAGCGCCTTGCAAATGCGATGTTTTGGCTGACTTTTCGAGTTGTTTAACCCGTTTGGTTAAACTTTGCTGGGCAAAGCGTTGGGTACTGGTGTCTAACGTCGTATAAATAGACAGGCCAGAGGCTTGGGATAAATCCTGACTAAAACGTTGGGATAATTCTTGTTTTACTAAAGACATAAAGCCATGGTATTTGCCATTGCTGCCAATGCCATTTTTTAAGCCCAGTGACGATTTTGCCGCCGTTTGATATTCGCCAACGCTAATGAAGTTTTGCTTGAGCATTTGGCGTAGCAGAAAATCTCGGCGTTTTAAGGCACGCTTTGGCTGACGTTTAGGGCTGTAATAACTCGGGCCTTTGATCATCGCGACTAACAGCGCGGTTTGCGCTGGGGTTAATTCATTGATCGGGCGGGCAAAATAAAACTCACTGGCTAAACCAAAACCGTTAATACTTAAGGCACCGTTTTGGCCTAAAAATACTTCGTTGAGGTAAATTTCTAGTAACTGATCTTTCGAGTACTTCAGCTCAATTAATACCGAATAATAGGCTTCCTTAACCTTACGCCATAAACTGCGCTCACTGGTTAAAAAGACATTTTTAACCAGCTGCTGAGTTAAGGTTGAGCCACCTTGCACTGTGCGGCCTGCTTTTATGTTCGCGACAAGCGCACGTAAAATAGAGACTGGTGCAATGCCATTGTGGCTATAAAACTGGCGATCTTCGGTATGAATTAAGGTTTCAATTAACAATTCTGGAAATTGTTCACGCGGCACAAATATGCGATCTTCGGTGCTGCCATTGTTTAAGCGTTTTAACAGTTTTGGCTCAATGTTAAACTGAGCAATCGCTTGTTTTTCACCATGATTAACAATTGAATGTAAGCTATCCCCCTTAAAAGTTAACATTGTCCGTTGCGATGGGGTGTCGCCATCAACATAACTAAAGGTGCGCCGATAAAGATCAATCTTAGTGGTTGAAATTGCGTATTCACCCGGCGAGTTTGGGTTGCCAACTCGCCGGTAATTGAGCTGTTTTAGCTCGTTAAGCACTTGATCGCGACTAATTGACTGGCGCGGACGCAAGGTCATTGATTGTGCGTAGACCTTAGCGGGAATATTCCAGTGATCATAGGCAAACTTTTGGTCAATTTTGCCATCAAGATATACGCCATAGCTGGCCACAGCCACCACCATAATAAAACTTAATTTGGCGACGAACTTTAGCGCTTTTTTACGCCATAGTGCTTTTTTGTTAGCTTTTGCTTTAGCTGTAGTGCTGGTCTTTTTTTTGCTGGTCATTAAGTGGCTACTTTTAGGGCGACTGCGGGTCGCTAATTTATCGTTTAGTGGGCGAGTTCATGTGCTTTTTAACTCGGGTCGTTGGCATTGCAATGGCCGGATCTTCAGGCCAATAATGCTTCGGGTAACGCCCTTTCATATCTTTTTTGACTAACTGGTAACTGCCATGCCAAAAGTTGGCTAAGTCCTGCGTCAGCTGAATCGGTCGCATCGCCGGAGACAGCAGTTCAATTAATAGTATTATTTTACCCTGGCTAATTGCCGGATTGTTCATTATGCCGAACATTTCCTGAATTCTAACTGAAAGCTTAACCTGTTGGCTATCACTGTAATCAAGCCGAATGCTAGAACCGCTCGCTACTTGGTAATGAGTTGGAAATAATTGATTCAATTGTTGCTGCTTGGCCCAATCTAACCGTGAAAGCAGGGCGTCGCTAACATTAATCTGTTTGAGCGCGGTCAGCTTCTTGGCACCATTAAAATAGGGTAACAACCATTGTGATAACTGTTCCAGCAAGCAGCTTTCGCTAAAGTCTGGCCACTGGGCGGGATCGCTTTGGTGGGCAAAGTTGAGTCGCTGCAGTAACTGGTTATCGTTTTTGGTTAAATCAAGATACTTTAACCCGTTGGATCTAATACCGGCCATCAGTGCTAATTCCAGCTGTTGACGGTCTATTTGGGTGAGTGGTCGCTCGCTTACGGTAAGTTTACCTATTTTTCGCTGTGCTAGCGCTCGAACCTTGTTGGTTTTGTCGTCCCATTGCAATAAGTCGTGATCGTTAAAGTGTTCAGGGCTGTATTGCTCGAGCTGGCTGAGATCAAGTTCAGCGCCAAGAAATATCCGGCCTTCGTTGGCACTTTGAAAGCTGCCTTGCTCAAAACTCATTAAGTCGGCAACCACGATGTAATCGTGACTAAAGTGACTGTGGGTCGGTACACTGGCGCCAAAGCCATTGGCCAATAAATATTTTTCATCACCACTATTATTGCTATTGCTATTGCTATTGCTATTATCAGGGCGGCGTTTAGCGATGCGATCGGGAAAAGCTTGAGCCAGCAACAAACCGCACAGCTGACTGTCAGCGCTAAACTGGCGCTTATCAAGCTTGAGGCGTTGGCGATATTTGTTAGCTTGGCTAATAATTTGTTTGTCGGTATAAGACAGTGCTTTTGCATTTAATAAATGATTAAGATGAGTGCTAATGTCTATTTGGTTGGCTACAACACCGCCTTGCTCTAACACCGCGGCTAAATAGCAGGCTAGGGCCGCCAATTGTGGTTGTTGTTGCTTGGTTGCCCATAACATCATGTGGGCCATGCGCGGATCGGTACCAAATTGATAAATAGCCTGACCGTGCGCCGTTAATTGAACATGGCTGTCGAGTGCGCCGAACTCGCTGAGGAGCTGGCGAGCTTGGGTTAAATTATGTGTTGGTGGCGGGTTAAGCCAGCGTAACTGGGTTGGGTCTTGCACGCCCCATTTGGCTAGTTCAAGAGCCAGTGACAATAAGTCGCTGACCAATATTTGTGGTTGGTCGAACTTTGCGAGGCGGCTTTGCTGCTCTGCCGACCATAAGCGCCAACAATGGCCAGCCTGAACGCGACCAGCACGGCCTGCGCGTTGCTCGGCCGAGGCCTGAGATATCTGTTCTTTTTTAAGGTGGGTTACGCCGTTATGACGATTAAAGACCGCCTTGTTCACTAGGCCGCTATCAATCACCAGTGAAATACCTTCAATGGTTATTGAGGTTTCGGCGATATTAGTCGCTAGCACCACTTTTCGGCGCCCGGGCACTGTGCTCGATATTGCTTGGTCTTGTTGCTGCTGACTGAGCTGACCGTACAGCGGCAACACATCGATATTAGCGGGCTGTTGGCCCAAAGCGCTCGCAACTTTTTTTATTTCACTGGCGCCGGGTAAAAACACCAAAATATTCCCGTCATATTCACTCAGCGCTATGTTAACTAGCTTGGCGACTTGCGGTGGCAAAGGCAGTTTGGTATTGCGGGGTTTGTAGTGCAGATCAACCGGGTAGCAGCGACCTTGCGACTCAATCGCCACAGCATCGGGCATCAGTTGCTGCATTTGCTCGCCATTTAGGGTCGCTGACATGACGAGTAAATGTAAATCGTCGCGCAGGACATCGCCAATCTCTAAACACAAGGCCAAACTAGTATCAGCATGAATGCTGCGCTCGTGGTATTCGTCAAAAATAATTAAACCGACATCGGCCAGTTCCGGATCTTGTTGCAGCATCCGGGTCAAAATACCTTCGGTAATAATCTCTAATCGAGTAGTGTTCGACGTTTGATGATCGCCTTTTATGCGATAACCGACCGTTTCACCCACTTTTTCGCCCAGTTGCTTGGCGATATAGCGGGCAATATTACGCGCGGCCAATCGGCGTGGTTCAAGCATTAGAATTTTTTTATCAGCAAACGATGGGTGCTGTAATAGCTGCAGCGGTAAATAGGTTGATTTACCGGCGCCGGGCGGGGCTTGCAGTAATACTTGATTATGACTGGCCAGTGCGGCATTTAATTGGTCTAGGACCAAGCTAACGGGAAGTTGATTCAAAAAAATTCCTAATAAACGATATGTATTGCTAGCGCAGTGCGTGTGGCTTAAGCATTATTGTTGCAGTTAGTGTTAACGATTGTAGATCTGGCTTGGCGTAATAATTTGCGGCAGTGGAATATCCCAAGCCGCGATTGGCAAACTATCTACCTGTTGGCACTCATGCGCTAACCCAATTGGGTAAGGCCCTTGGCCTTGCGAAAAAGCGCCTAAGGTACGGTCATAATAACCGCCGCCCATGCCCATGCGATTGCCTTGCCTGTCAAAAGCGACTAATGGGGTAAAAATAATGTCTAACTGCGCGGTTGGGCAAAGTTTTGTTACATCAAGTTTGGGTTCTTTAATGCCGTATTTATTACTGACCATCGGCGAATTAGCCTGATAGCGAATAAAAATTAAATTGCCGGCACTAAAAGGGTGCAACCGTGGCAAATAGACTTCTTTGCCTTGACGCCATAAAGCCTCAATTAAGGGCATTGGATCGAGTTCACCGTCATTGGCGAGATAAATAGCAACCTTGGTCGCCTGCTGTAACTTAGGGTGACCGATCAGCTGTTTAACTAATTGCTGCGAGGCTTGTTGTTGCTCGGTTTGGCTAAGTTGCTGACGCGATAAACGCACTTGTTGGCGTATTTGTTGGCGTAACGGTGCTGGGGTTGCTGCTCGATTCATTGGATTAAGCTTGCTAAAGAGATTTATGGCTAGTGTAGAGGATTTTTGAACCAAGGTGAATGGCCAAGTTGTCATCTCAAAAAGCATTATATTTACATTAAGGTAATCAAGCGTGCAGGAGTTTATACAAAGGTTTCAATCTTGAAGGATATAGTTAATTCCCAGAGTGCCGCTGTTAGACATTTGGTCCTCGAACCGTAGGGTTCAAGGCGGGAGTCAATCATCACCGTAGGCTTCCCGGTACATGCCGGGCTTGCGCAAAAGCAAAGGGATTGACACCCTGGGTGTGTATATTGGCTCGGGAACTCAGCCCACTGACGCACACCCCAGGAATTGAATTTAGTATATTCCAGATCGGCGGTCTTGTTAATGGCTAAATGCTGATATATTAGTCTAACAAGTAACAAAAAACGCTAACTGTCTATTTTATCGGCACATTTATTTAGTGGCTTTAAATTATTAGCCCCTAAATCATGGGAATTACAGTGAAGTAGTTAAGTATGCAATAGCATGAGCTGATGTTTTATCAGTGATAGTTGTTTTTAGGCGTAGATACCAGATTGTGGAAACATTTTGAGTGTCGTTTACGGCGACCTTTGGTGAAATACATCGATGTATTTGATCTTATAACTATGGTTTCAATGATGACGGCTATAGATTAATAAAATTGGGTTCAATGCACGGTAACCAGCTGATAGAATAGCCAGATAAGATAATACAGTTTTAGGATAACAAAATGACTCAAGTAACTTGGCAACAACTAACCAGCAGTGTAAAGATGGCAGAGCTTGGCGCAACAGCCAGTGAGTGCCATGGTATTGTCTGTGGCCTTATTTGTGGTGGCATTAGTTTAGAAGACAGCAGCTGGTACGGTGCCTTTAATGATTTAATGAACGACGGCCTTGCATTGCCAATCGATTTGAAAAAAGTGATGCAGCAAGCATTTGATAACGCGCGTGGCGAATTTTTAGCTGAAGAATATCAAGTGCGGTTATTGCTGGCAGACGATGAGCAATATCTTAACGAACGTGCTAAATCATTAGCCCAGTGGACCGAAAGCTTTTTGACCGGACTGGCGATTGGCAATGAGTCGGGCAAAGAAATGTCAAAAGATGTCAAAGAAGCACTGGCTGACTTGAACCAGATTGCCAAAATTGATTCAGAAATTGAAGACGGCGAAGAAGCTGAGCAATTTTTAGAAGAAATTATTGAATACGTTCGCGTGAGCGCGATTTTATGTTTTAGTGAGCTGGGCCAAAAACCTCAACGACCTGAAACAGCCGATGCCGATGTTAAGGCTTCCAAAACCGAGAAGAAACTACATTAATGATCAATCAACTTTTCTTTAGCGGGCGTCGTAAGGCGCTGTTCGAACAAATGACAGACAACAGTGCCGCAATTATTTTTGCGGCTACTGAAAAAGTCCGTAGTAATGATACCGAATATCATTTTCGACAAAACAGTTACTTTTATTACCTCAGTAGTTTCACCGAGGCCGATGCGGTGCTGTTATTGGTTAAAAAAGATGGTTTGACCAATACTGTGTTATTTAATCGCGATAAAGATAAGTTACAAGAAATTTGGCATGGCCGCCGATTAGGCCAAGCACAAGCCGTTAAACAACTTGAGGTTGAACAGGCGCTGTCAATTAGTCAGCTTAGTGAGCAACTGCCCGAGTTGGTTAATGGCTGTGACACTTTTTATAGCTGTCACGGCGAGTCGTCTGATAATGACGCGACCATAGCGACCTTAATGGCCAGTTTACGCGCTGGCGCTCGCCAAAACTGGCGCGCACCGACCACGCACATTGATTTACGTATAGTGCTTGATGAATTACGGTTGTTTAAACAAAACGAAGAAGTTGAGCTTATGCGCCGTGCTGGGGTTATTTCAGCCAATGCGCATACCCGCGCAATGACTTTTATTAAACCTGGCATGTTTGAATACCAGATCGAAGCAGAGATATTGCACGAATTTACCATTAATGCCGCGCGTTTTGCCGCTTACAATACTATTGTCGGGGGCGGGGATAATGCCTGTATTTTGCATTACACCGAAAATGAGTCGGTATTGAAAGACGGCGATTTAGTGCTAATTGATGCAGGCTGTGAATATCAAGGCTACGCGGCCGATATTACCCGAACCTTTCCGGTTAATGGCAAGTTCTCTGTCGAGCAAGCGGCAATTTATCAATTAGTGCTTAAGGCGCAATTGGCCGCGATTGACATAATCAAACCTAGCGCCACGCTTAAAGCCGCACAAGATCAGGTGATTGCTATTTTCACCCAAGGTTTGCTCGACTTAGGCATTCTTAACGGTGATTTTGATCAGCTGGTGGCCGACCAAGCGTACAAGCAATTTTACATGCACGGGATAGGCCATTGGATTGGCATTGACGTGCACGATGTTGGCGATTATAAAACCGCAGATCGAGGTCGCATTTTAGAACCCGGCATGACGCTAACGATTGAACCCGGTTTGTACATTGATCTTGATGCCGACGTTGACCCTAAATGGCGCGGCATTGGCGTGCGCATTGAAGATGATTTATTAGTAACGGTCGGTGGCAACGAGGTGTTGAGCAAAGATGTGGTTAAAACCATTAGCGATATCGAAGCCTTAATGGCCCCTAGCTAGTGTTCATCCAGAAACTGCGAAGCAGGACACTGGCTATGTGGTACAGGGATGTGCCAACATTTTCAACTTGTTGAAAATGAAAGCGAAGTAAAACCACGTTTTACAGTAGTGTCTTCAGAAACAGACAAGGATGTCTATTTCTGGACGATAACTAGCTAGGCCGACGTCACCTTAGCAGTGACGTTATGTTAGATTTTGAGAACAAAGAGACAGGTTTAAACAAGTGGCAGACAACAAACAACATTTTGATTTAATCATCAACGGTGGTGGCATGGCAGGCGCAACGCTGGCATGGGGCTTAAGTTATCTGTTAGGTGATAATCACTCGCTTAAGATCGCAATTATTGAAGCTTCGATCAGTGATGACAGCCACGCAGGGTTCGATGCCCGGGTTATTGCGCTGTCTTATGGCTCGCGCCAAATACTAGAGCAGTTGGGCTTGTGGGCCGATTACAAAAAAATAGTCACTGCGATTGCTGACATTGAAGTG from Gammaproteobacteria bacterium includes:
- the pepP gene encoding Xaa-Pro aminopeptidase — encoded protein: MINQLFFSGRRKALFEQMTDNSAAIIFAATEKVRSNDTEYHFRQNSYFYYLSSFTEADAVLLLVKKDGLTNTVLFNRDKDKLQEIWHGRRLGQAQAVKQLEVEQALSISQLSEQLPELVNGCDTFYSCHGESSDNDATIATLMASLRAGARQNWRAPTTHIDLRIVLDELRLFKQNEEVELMRRAGVISANAHTRAMTFIKPGMFEYQIEAEILHEFTINAARFAAYNTIVGGGDNACILHYTENESVLKDGDLVLIDAGCEYQGYAADITRTFPVNGKFSVEQAAIYQLVLKAQLAAIDIIKPSATLKAAQDQVIAIFTQGLLDLGILNGDFDQLVADQAYKQFYMHGIGHWIGIDVHDVGDYKTADRGRILEPGMTLTIEPGLYIDLDADVDPKWRGIGVRIEDDLLVTVGGNEVLSKDVVKTISDIEALMAPS